The region TAACCGGCCGTTCTCCTTCCAGCTGCGCCTCCTTTTCTACCAGTGAAGCCAGGATAATTACCTCGCGGATTGACAGGTTCAGTTCGGCCGCTCTGGCCCGCATGGCCGGCGTAAACTGCTGGTCAAACTGCTTTGTCAGCATTTTGAGAATGTCCTCCGCGGTCGCACCGCTGGCAACCCGGTAGGTGTCAGGAAATAAAAAACCTTCCACCGTGTATAGCGTCCCCTCACCGGCGGTCATATAGTCATAAGGAGCGTAAGCGCGGGCCAAGGATTTAAACTGCGTAGCGTCGCTAATTTTATGCTGCTCTAGCAGCGCTGCCACCTGGTCGACGGTGAAGCCTTCCGGTATGGTAAATTGCCGGTAGGCCGTCTCCCCTCTGGCCAGCATGTCAATAATCTGGCGAACCGTCATAGAAGGAGTTATTTGATATTCACCGGCCTGCAACGAACCTTCCAGCCCCTCGATTTTTGCCAATACACGAAAGAGAAATACGTTGGAGATGAGGCCGCGCTGCTTAAGCAGCGCCCCGATATCGT is a window of Sporolituus thermophilus DSM 23256 DNA encoding:
- the mltG gene encoding endolytic transglycosylase MltG, which gives rise to MRQSFGKKLVLFFIFLAFIAGTITYGLARPVSSANAPVLITVEPGMTTNDIGALLKQRGLISNVFLFRVLAKIEGLEGSLQAGEYQITPSMTVRQIIDMLARGETAYRQFTIPEGFTVDQVAALLEQHKISDATQFKSLARAYAPYDYMTAGEGTLYTVEGFLFPDTYRVASGATAEDILKMLTKQFDQQFTPAMRARAAELNLSIREVIILASLVEKEAQLEGERPVIASVFFNRLKQGMPLQSCATIQYILGYPKPKLTVQDTQIPSPYNTYQHSGLPPGPIANPGLASIQAVLYPAETEYLYFVADKNGAHRFSRTYDEHLAAIDQVGK